The following coding sequences lie in one Streptomyces albofaciens JCM 4342 genomic window:
- the efp gene encoding elongation factor P, which produces MASTNDLKNGMVLKLEGGQLWSVVEFQHVKPGKGPAFVRTKLKNVLSGKVVDKTFNAGVKVETANVDKRGMQFSYMDGDYFVFMDMDTYDQLHIDRKTVGDAANYLLEGFEAVVAQNEGQVLYVELPAAVELTIKETEPGVQGDRSTGGTKPATLETGYQIQVPLFITTGEKIKVDTRSGEYLGRVNS; this is translated from the coding sequence GTGGCATCCACGAACGACCTCAAGAACGGCATGGTGCTCAAGCTCGAAGGCGGCCAGCTCTGGTCCGTCGTCGAGTTCCAGCACGTCAAGCCCGGCAAGGGCCCGGCCTTCGTCCGCACCAAGCTCAAGAACGTGCTGTCCGGCAAGGTGGTGGACAAAACCTTCAACGCCGGTGTGAAGGTCGAGACGGCCAACGTCGACAAGCGCGGCATGCAGTTCTCGTACATGGACGGCGACTACTTCGTCTTCATGGACATGGACACCTACGACCAGCTGCACATCGACCGCAAGACCGTCGGTGACGCCGCCAACTACCTGCTCGAAGGCTTCGAGGCCGTCGTGGCCCAGAACGAGGGCCAGGTGCTCTACGTCGAGCTGCCGGCCGCGGTCGAGCTGACCATCAAGGAGACCGAGCCCGGCGTCCAGGGCGACCGCTCCACCGGTGGCACCAAGCCCGCCACCCTGGAGACCGGCTACCAGATCCAGGTCCCGCTCTTCATCACGACCGGCGAGAAGATCAAGGTCGACACCCGTTCCGGTGAGTACCTCGGCCGGGTGAACAGCTAA
- the nusB gene encoding transcription antitermination factor NusB translates to MAARNKARKRAFQILFEADQRGAEVQSVLADWMRHARTDPRQPPVNEYTLQLVEGYAEHVERIDELLGTYSVGWTLDRMPTVDRNVLRLGAYELIWVDETPDAVAIDEAVQLAKEFSTDESPAFVNGLLARLKELKPSLRREAR, encoded by the coding sequence GTGGCCGCCCGCAACAAGGCCCGCAAGCGCGCCTTCCAGATCCTCTTCGAGGCCGACCAGCGCGGAGCCGAGGTGCAGTCCGTGCTGGCGGACTGGATGCGTCACGCCCGGACCGACCCGCGGCAGCCGCCGGTCAACGAGTACACCCTGCAACTGGTCGAGGGGTACGCGGAGCACGTCGAGCGCATCGACGAACTGCTCGGCACCTACTCCGTCGGCTGGACGCTGGACCGGATGCCGACGGTGGACCGCAACGTCCTGCGGCTCGGCGCCTACGAGCTGATCTGGGTGGACGAGACCCCGGACGCCGTGGCCATCGACGAAGCGGTGCAGCTGGCCAAGGAATTCTCCACGGACGAGTCGCCGGCCTTCGTCAACGGCCTGCTCGCCCGTCTGAAGGAACTGAAGCCGAGCCTGCGGCGCGAGGCGCGGTAA
- the bldD gene encoding transcriptional regulator BldD — translation MSSDYAKQLGAKLRAIRTQQGLSLHGVEEKSQGRWKAVVVGSYERGDRAVTVQRLAELADFYGVPVQELLPGTTPGGAAEPPPKLVLDLERLAHVPAEKAGPLQRYAATIQSQRGDYNGKVLSIRQDDLRTLAVIYDQSPSVLTEQLISWGVLDADARRAVQHEDI, via the coding sequence ATGTCCAGCGATTACGCCAAACAGCTCGGGGCCAAGCTCCGCGCCATCCGCACCCAGCAGGGCCTCTCCCTCCACGGTGTCGAGGAGAAGTCCCAGGGCCGCTGGAAGGCCGTGGTAGTGGGCTCGTACGAGCGCGGCGACCGTGCCGTGACCGTGCAGCGCCTGGCCGAGCTGGCCGACTTCTACGGTGTGCCGGTGCAGGAACTGCTGCCGGGCACGACCCCGGGCGGCGCCGCCGAGCCGCCGCCGAAGCTGGTCCTGGACCTGGAGCGGCTGGCCCACGTCCCCGCCGAGAAGGCCGGCCCGCTGCAGCGCTACGCCGCCACGATCCAGAGCCAGCGCGGCGACTACAACGGCAAGGTCCTCTCGATCCGCCAGGACGACCTGCGCACCCTCGCGGTGATCTACGACCAGTCGCCGTCCGTGCTGACCGAGCAGCTCATCAGCTGGGGCGTGCTGGACGCCGACGCGCGCCGCGCGGTGCAGCACGAGGACATCTGA